GCAGGACAATAGGCGGCGGCTTTAGCCGTCGCATTTCAATATGCAGATATCAATTTTGCATAGCCCCACCCCCTCCCCAAATACAGATGTGACCTGTATTTGGGGAGGGGGTGGGGAATTTGCGGAGGACTCAGGTAAATCCCGAAGATACCCGGGATACATCCCGGGCCTATTGTCCTGCACCGGTTGAAACCGGTTTGCCAACAAGCCAACCCCGCCTGCGGCGAGGTTTTCTGGCACAAAACAAGGGACGGAATCGCTTCCGTCCCCATATCTCTTGTATCCCGTGAAAAACGGGCTCAGCTTAGTTGTTTGATCACCGCTTTGCCGGGGAAGCAGGCCGCTTCGCCCAATTCCTCTTCGATGCGGATAAGTTGGTTGTATTTGTCCACCCGTTCGCTGCGGGAAATGGAGCCGGTCTTGATCTGGCCGCTGTTCATGGCAACGGCGAGGTCCGCGATGAAGGTGTCGCCGGTTTCGCCGCTGCGATGGGAAACCACGCAGGTCCAGCCGACCTTGTGGGCGGTGTTGATGGCGTCGAGGGTTTCGGTGACGCTGCCGATCTGATTGAGCTTGATCAGGACGCTGTTGGCGACCCCTTCGGCAATGCCGCGCTTGATGATCGCGGGATTGGTGACGAAGATGTCGTCGCCCACGTTCTGGATGCGCGTTCCGAGGGTGTCGTTGAGCTTTTTCCAGCCCGCCCAATCGTTTTCGGCCAGTCCATCCTCGAGCGAGACGATGGGATATTTCTCCACCATGGCGGCATAGTAGGCGACCATTTCGTCGCTGTTCATCATCCTGCCTTCAAAGGCGTAGGACCCGTCTTTCCAGAAGCTGGAAGCGGCAGCGTCGAGGGCGATGAAAATGTCCTTTCCGGGCTCGTAGCCGGCGTCGCTGATGGCCTGGACGATCACTTTGAGGGCGTCTTCGTTGGAATCGAGGTTGGGCGCGAAACCGCCTTCATCGCCGACCCCGGTGGCCAATCCGCGTTTTTTTAGGATTGCCTTGAGGGCGTGGAAGGTCTCTGCGTTCATGCGGATCGCTTCCCGGAAGGATTTGGCGCCCAGGGGCATGATCATGAATTCCTGGATGTCCACGTTGTTGTCCGCGTGGGCCCCGCCATTGATGATGTTGCTCATCGGCACGGGCAAAGTGAGGGCGTTCACACCTCCCAGATAGCGGTACAGAGGCAGGTCCAGCTCGATGGCGCTGGCGCGGGCGACGGCCATGGAAACGGCCAGGATCGCGTTGGCACCGAGCTTGGATTTGTTCGGCGTGCCGTCCAAAGCCAGCATGATCCGGTCCAGTTCGGCCTGATGGGTGGATTCCAGCCCACAGAGGGCCGGAGCGATGACCTTATTGATGTTATCCACGGCCTGCAGGGTGCCTTTGCCGCCATAGCGTGATTTGTCGCCGTCACGCAGTTCGATGGCTTCGCGCTCACCGGTCGAGGCACCGCTGGGAACCGCGGCCCGCGCCACCACACCGCTTTCCAGATGAACGTCCGCCTCAACGGTCGGGTTACCGCGTGAATCCAGTATTTCCCGCCCTTTGATATACATTATTTCAGACATGGGTATGTACTCCTTGGTGTTTGTTTACTTCTCGAAAATATTGGCCAGGGTCTTGACAGAGCCGATCAAAGCGGCCGATTCGTAGGGAATCACCACAGTTTTGTCGCCCTGTTTGGTCACTTCCGAGAAGGCGGTGACGTATTTGAGGGCGATCAGGTATTGGGCCGGATCGGTGCCTGTTGCGCCGACAGCTTCGGCGATCAACTGAATGGACCTGCGTTCGGCATCCGCGACCAGAAGCTTGGCCTGCGCTTCACCGTCGGCGCGGGCGATCTTGGCTTGTTTGTCACCTTCGGCCACGCGGATCTGGTATTCGCGCTCGGCGTCGCCGGTGAGCATTTTGGCGCGTTTGTCGCGTTCGGCGCGCATTTCCTTTTCCATTGCGGTACGGATCTCTTCCGGAGGCAGGATCTCCTGCAGTTCCACGCGGTTGACCTTCACGCCCCATTTGTCGGTGGCGTCATCCAGGATGTCGCGCAGTTTGGCGTTGATCGTATCGCGCGAGGTGAGGGTGAAATCCAGGGTCAATTCGCCGATGACGTTACGCAGCGAGGTCTGGGTGAGTTTCTCGATCGCTTCGGGCAGGTTTCCGATCTCATAGACGGCCTTGTAGGGATCGGTGACCTGGAAATAGAGCAGGGCGTTGATGTTGATGGAAACGTTGTCGCTGGTGATCACGTTCTGGCGGGGGAAGTCGTAAACCGTTTCGCGCAGGTCGATGCGGTTTTCCACGCGCTGGATCATGACCGTGTTGCCGCGATAGTCGGCTTTGTTGTAGCGCCAGTGGATGGGGCGCATCTTGTCAAATATGGGAACGATGATGTGAATGCCGGAAGAAAGGGTCTTGATGTACTTTCCCAGGCGTTCCACGATCACCACTTCAGCCTGGCGCACCACGATGATGCTTCTGGAAATGAGGGTTATCACAAAGATAGCCACGGCGAGACCGACGATGATGCCGATAGTCATAATTCACTCCTTTGGATTTGAGTTTTGATTCATAAAAATGGACACCGCAATTCTGACAAGTAAAAAAGCATGGGGCAAGGATTTGAAGATTGCGCTTGACAAATATCAAATCCCCGCTCAAGCTTGTTTTTAACTCTAAAATTCACTGCAGTCAGGGCTGGACGTCCTGTTACACTTGCAGATATGATAGTCCGAACTGGGGAGAAGAACAATGGAAAAAGTTCTGGTTTTGCTGATCTGCGCGCTGGCCTTGGCCGGATGCGCCACCAATGTCGTCAGCACCTGGAATGATGAGGACGCGCGGATCCTGGCCCGGGAACTGGCCGCCGATATCCTGGCCGGAGACTGGCTGCTGGATTTCGCGGAACAGCATTCCTCCTACCCCACCCTGATGATCTGCGAACTGGACAACCACAGCGGTCAAACCATTCCCCTGCAAGATCTTGGCAAAGAGCTGAGCCGGGAACTGCTGGCCAGCGGAAAGCTGCGGATGGTAGTGCCCCGGAAACCCACTGCTGAAGGGACAGACGACCCGGCCGGGCTGGACATTCCCATCGACACTAGCGGCGCCGACGTACTCCTCCTCGGCAGCCTGGAAGCCATTCCTGACCCCAAGCTGCTCATCTTCCGGCTGGACCTGCATCTATTGGACGCACAGAGCAAAGCTTTGCTGCACAGGGCCGTCGGACTGCGCCAAAAACCCTTGCTGGAGAAGAAGAAAAGGACCATTTGAACCTGAAGCCGGAAACTTGATTTTAATCTAAAGAAATAGAACTGGAGAAGCAATGCAAATTACCAAACTTGACCAGATGTTCGATATTCTCAGGCCGCTGCCGAACAAGCGATTAGTGGCCGCCTGGGCCGTTGATGCCCACACCATCTGCGCTGTCCACGAAGCTGTGTCCA
This DNA window, taken from Candidatus Syntrophosphaera sp., encodes the following:
- the eno gene encoding phosphopyruvate hydratase, whose translation is MSEIMYIKGREILDSRGNPTVEADVHLESGVVARAAVPSGASTGEREAIELRDGDKSRYGGKGTLQAVDNINKVIAPALCGLESTHQAELDRIMLALDGTPNKSKLGANAILAVSMAVARASAIELDLPLYRYLGGVNALTLPVPMSNIINGGAHADNNVDIQEFMIMPLGAKSFREAIRMNAETFHALKAILKKRGLATGVGDEGGFAPNLDSNEDALKVIVQAISDAGYEPGKDIFIALDAAASSFWKDGSYAFEGRMMNSDEMVAYYAAMVEKYPIVSLEDGLAENDWAGWKKLNDTLGTRIQNVGDDIFVTNPAIIKRGIAEGVANSVLIKLNQIGSVTETLDAINTAHKVGWTCVVSHRSGETGDTFIADLAVAMNSGQIKTGSISRSERVDKYNQLIRIEEELGEAACFPGKAVIKQLS
- a CDS encoding SPFH/Band 7/PHB domain protein; translation: MTIGIIVGLAVAIFVITLISRSIIVVRQAEVVIVERLGKYIKTLSSGIHIIVPIFDKMRPIHWRYNKADYRGNTVMIQRVENRIDLRETVYDFPRQNVITSDNVSININALLYFQVTDPYKAVYEIGNLPEAIEKLTQTSLRNVIGELTLDFTLTSRDTINAKLRDILDDATDKWGVKVNRVELQEILPPEEIRTAMEKEMRAERDKRAKMLTGDAEREYQIRVAEGDKQAKIARADGEAQAKLLVADAERRSIQLIAEAVGATGTDPAQYLIALKYVTAFSEVTKQGDKTVVIPYESAALIGSVKTLANIFEK
- a CDS encoding penicillin-binding protein activator LpoB, producing the protein MEKVLVLLICALALAGCATNVVSTWNDEDARILARELAADILAGDWLLDFAEQHSSYPTLMICELDNHSGQTIPLQDLGKELSRELLASGKLRMVVPRKPTAEGTDDPAGLDIPIDTSGADVLLLGSLEAIPDPKLLIFRLDLHLLDAQSKALLHRAVGLRQKPLLEKKKRTI